In Helianthus annuus cultivar XRQ/B chromosome 9, HanXRQr2.0-SUNRISE, whole genome shotgun sequence, the following are encoded in one genomic region:
- the LOC110877438 gene encoding uncharacterized protein LOC110877438 isoform X9, translating to MNAKKIKKSTGLMSQTKPPSLFLSSQMTTAGSSNVFLSASEARIQDYEYLCAINTNVSNFVSVKLSGSHNYLLWKAQMVCLLDSKNMCGIVDSTFATPRFSGTEIMRQYDSLVRGWIFGSVTDDVLVDVIHLDSAKAAWDKLKSIHDPTDVRNKKKMEWSILPVRFPDNVWDAIDNLEYSDATVMKTIKTNAESCSITAALITAITFAAGINMPDVSNKEMGISAFKEKIALIIFVISNAISLFASNTALLVFLSILTTHFAERDKLQSLPRRLFIGIFSFFLCIAAMMVALSATLFRVFCDPNPWKLVMISGLLFIAIAFFVAVQSPLVVDLFKGTYLGIFGKQQKRHAVRDSNYYKNLREVTINGDWSEVESMLQKQELVTEQISSDGCTTLQLAAETGTKENDVGYNNAFNDDFNGDPVDVDEDGEAALSLGEKADQEEAICELLDIAKAGSSFQRMVFGYLPLAVPARRLDMVRPTVEQPVLNLLSRHKVEYVCLLVHNNCKSSTTYYTAALDFNRSTHNSHAKTLQVLNLANKGSNLRVFTVAELKTASENFCTASKIGEGVFGSVYKGVIKSLDHHPMQVVVKLTNELLQGQKEWETEINVLGVIEHPNLAKLIGYCAEDTEPAVPARRLDMVRPTVEQPVLNLLSRRKVEYICLLVHNNCKLTWSPLVPAEANTRVVKISSMMNSETKEMNAMKKIMNTFDNYMNAQRTRYQTSYVFVEEGANSVEAKMGIETTEPGTEEDDVSYYDAFSVDKGYDVYQDDDYELSFGERDDQEQTICRCCQPKDETEWNVDKAFDAKLNDVKREEVEEEVKLSFGEKDDQEQTICCQLDDEMESNVDRDRYDVDADPDDKGCFNHRILFLRVSQSPNVEQLRQRILGFLSESKFNGCSDIVPQWTPGYNSLNTVTPTLVVLDDVWLLQVLEQLIFKVPGCKTLVISRIKFTPSVMNATYELELLTTEDAVSLFCHIVFGRTSIHPCGDLIKQGWEKCKGLPLALKVIGALLRHRPEKYWFGAKNRLSRAQPVDDCHESELLNRMRLRFGFGCSPEDKKAEVNFIGRLSQPNLVKLLGYCDKGNELLLVYEFMQKGSLENHLFGRGSTVQPIPWDIQLKISIGAARGLAFLHTSEKQVIYRDFKPSNISLDGSYNAKISDFGLAKVGPSATQSHVTTRVMGTYGYAAPEYVSTGEGGFGWVHKGWLEDKSSSKSFVIAVKKLNSENMQGLEEWQTEVDFIGRLSHPNLVKLLGYLYKFMQKGSLENHLFGRGSTVQPIPRDMQLKISIGAARGHAFFDTSEKQVVYRDFKASNILLDGSYNAKISDFGLAKVGLSATQSHVTTRVVGTYGYAAPEYVSTGSWDTWIRSSRVHPNRKPELVHVKMVFIGSLQMIL from the exons ATGAACGCTAAAAAAATTAAGAAGAGCACTGGATTAATGTCTCAAACAAAACCtccctctctctttctctcttctcAAATGACTACTGCAGGCTCATCAAACGTTTTTCTGAGCGCTTCCGAGGCGAGGATACAAGATTATGAGTACTTGTGTGCAATAAATACTAATGTATCCAACTTTGTTTCGGTTAAACTTTCAGGCAGCCACAATTACCTTCTTTGGAAAGCACAAATGGTATGCCTGTTAGACAGTAAGAATATGTGTGGCATCGTAGATTCCACATTTGCGACACCAAGGTTTTCTGGGACAGAGATAATGAGACAATACGACAGTCTTGTGAGAGGCTGGATTTTCGGTTCTGTTACTGATGATGTTCTTGTAGATGTCATCCATCTCGATTCTGCCAAAGCTGCTTGGGATAAGCTGAAATCCATCCATGATCCAACTGACG TCCGAAACAAGAAGAAAATGGAGTGGTCTATTCTCCCTGTGAGGTTTCCTGATAATGTATGGGATGCGATCGACAATTTGGAGTACTCTGATGCTACTGTGATGAAAACGATCAAAACCAATGCAGAGTCATGTAGCATTACTGCTGCACTTATAACCGCAATTACATTTGCAGCTGGAATTAACATGCCAGATGTAAGCAATAAAGAAATGGGGATCTCAGCTTTCAAGGAGAAAATAGCACTGATTATCTTTGTCATATCAAATGCAATCTCACTATTTGCATCCAATACAGCATTATTAGTATTCTTGTCTATCCTGACAACACATTTTGCCGAGAGAGACAAACTACAAAGTTTGCCAAGGAGATTGTTTATTGGAATTTTCTCCTTCTTCCTTTGTATTGCAGCTATGATGGTAGCACTCAGTGCAACCTTGTTCCGTGTCTTTTGTGATCCAAATCCATGGAAGCTTGTTATGATATCTGGATTACTTTTTATTGCGATTGCTTTTTTCGTTGCCGTACAATCCCCCCTCGTGGTGGATCTTTTCAAGGGGACATATTTAGGCATCTTTGGTAAACAACAGAAAAGACATGCAGTTAGAGATTCTAATTATTACAAGAATTTACGTGAAGTCACTATAAACGGGGACTGGTCAGAAGTAGAATCCATGCTGCAAAAACAAGAGCTAGTGACCGAGCAAATCAGCAGTGATGGCTGCACCACTTTACAATTGGCAGCAGAAACAGGGACAAAGGAAAATGACGTAGGATACAACAATGCCTTCAATGATGATTTTAATGGAGATCCTGTCGATGTTGATGAAGATGGTGAAGCTGCTCTTTCATTAGGTGAAAAAGCTGACCAAGAAGAAGCAATTTGTGAGTTGTTGGATATTGCGAAAG CAGGAAGCTCATTTCAACGAATGGTTTTTGGTTATCTTCCTTTAGCTGTACCTGCAAGACGGTTGGATATGGTCCGACCGACTGTTGAACAGCCTGTGCTAAACCTGCTTTCAAGGCATAAG GTTGAGTATGTATGTCTTCTAGTACACAACAActgtaaatcaagtacaacttattATACTGCTGCTTTGGATTTTAATCGGTCCACACACAATTCTCATGCAAAGACGTTACAAGTCTTGAATTTAGCCAACAAAGGAAGCAATCTGAGGGTTTTCACAGTTGCTGAGCTCAAGACAGCTTCTGAAAACTTTTGCACAGCTTCGAAGATCGGGGAGGGTGTGTTTGGGAGTGTATATAAGGGTGTGATCAAGAGTTTGGACCACCATCCTATGCAGGTGGTTGTGAAGCTCACCAATGAATTATTGCAG GGGCAGAAAGAGTGGGAAACAGAGATTAATGTTCTTGGGGTGATTGAGCATCCAAATCTTGCAAAACTAATCGGTTACTGTGCAGAAGATACTGAACCTG CTGTACCTGCAAGACGGTTGGATATGGTCCGACCGACTGTTGAACAGCCTGTGCTAAATCTGCTTTCAAGGCGTAAG GTTGAGTATATATGTCTTCTAGTACACAACAACTGTAAATTAACCTGGAGTCCACTTGTACCAGCAGAAGCAAACACAAGAGTGGTTAAGATCAGCTCCATGATGAATTCGGAGACGAAGGAGATGAATGCTATGAAGAAGATTATGAATACTTTTGATAATTACATGAATGCTCAGAGGACGCGTTACCAGACTTCTTACGTGTTT GTTGAAGAAGGCGCAAATTCAGTAGAAGCAAAAATGGGAATCGAGACAACAGAACCTGGAACGGAAGAAGATGACGTTAGTTATTATGATGCTTTCAGTGTTGACAAAGGTTATGATGTTTATCAAGATGATGACTATGAACTTTCATTTGGTGAAagagatgatcaagaacaaaCAATCTGTCGCTGTTGCCAACCAAAAGATGAAACAGAATGGAATGTTGATAAGGCTTTTGATGCCAAACTTAATGATGTTAAGAGGGAAGAAGTAGAGGAGGAAGTTAAACTATCATTCGGTGAAAAAGATGATCAAGAACAAACAATCTGTTGTCAGCTAGATGATGAAATGGAATCGAATGTTGATAGGGATCGTTATGATGTTGATGCTGATCCAGATGATAAAG GTTGCTTTAATCACAGGATTTTATTCTTGAGGGTGTCGCAGTCTCCGAATGTGGAACAGTTAAGGCAGAGGATTTTGGGGTTTCTTTCAGAAAGCAAGTTTAATGGCTGCTCTGATATAGTTCCACAATGGACACCTGGATATAATAGTTTGAATACAGTGACGCCTACCCTTGTTGTATTGGATGATGTTTGGTTGCTTCAAGTTCTGGAACAGCTTATATTTAAAGTTCCGGGTTGCAAAACTCTTGTGATTTCGCGTATTAAGTTTACGCCTTCGGTTATGAACGCAACTTATGAGTTGGAGTTGCTCACGACAGAAGATGCAGTCTCACTTTTCTGTCACATTGTTTTTGGGAGAACATCAATTCATCCTTGTGGAGATCTAATAAAACAG GGTTGGGAGAAATGTAAAGGGCTTCCTTTGGCTCTTAAAGTTATTGGAGCTTTACTTAGACACCGGCCTGAAAAGTACTGGTTCGGGGCCAAGAACCGGCTATCGCGAGCCCAACCGGTAGATGACTGCCATGAAAGTGAATTACTCAATCGAATGAGACTAAGATTTGGGTTTGGGTGTTCTCCAGAAGACAAAAAG GCGGAGGTGAATTTTATAGGAAGGCTTTCGCAACCTAACCTTGTTAAACTATTGGGTTATTGTGACAAGGGTAACGAGTTGCTACTGGTATATGAGTTTATGCAGAAAGGGAGCTTGGAAAACCATTTGTTTGGAA GAGGGTCCACAGTTCAGCCAATTCCGTGGGATATCCAGCTCAAAATTTCAATTGGAGCAGCTCGGGGCCTAGCATTCTTGCACACTTCAGAGAAACAAGTTATATATCGAGATTTTAAACCGTCCAACATTTCGTTAGATGGG TCTTATAATGCGAAGATATCCGACTTTGGGCTTGCTAAAGTTGGGCCGTCGGCTACTCAGTCACATGTAACGACACGGGTCATGGGAACTTATGGCTATGCTGCTCCAGAGTATGTTTCCACAG GAGAAGGTGGTTTTGGATGGGTTCATAAAGGATGGCTTGAAGACAAATCAAGTTCAAAAAGTTTTGTAATTGCTGTCAAGAAATTGAATTCTGAGAACATGCAAGGATTGGAAGAGTGGCAG ACAGAAGTGGATTTTATAGGAAGGCTTTCGCATCCGAACCTTGTGAAACTATTGGGATATTTATATAAGTTTATGCAGAAAGGGAGCTTGGAAAACCATCTGTTTGGAA GAGGGTCCACAGTTCAGCCAATTCCGCGGGATATGCAGCTCAAAATTTCAATTGGAGCAGCTAGGGGGCATGCGTTTTTTGACACTTCAGAAAAACAAGTTGTTTATCGAGATTTCAAAGCTTCCAACATTTTGTTAGACGGG TCTTATAATGCAAAGATATCCGACTTTGGGCTTGCTAAAGTTGGGCTGTCGGCTACTCAGTCACATGTAACGACACGGGTCGTGGGAACTTATGGCTATGCTGCTCCAGAGTATGTTTCCACAG GTAGTTGGGACACTTGGATACGCAGCTCCAGAGTACATCCAAACAGGAAGCCTGAATTGGTGCATGTGAAAATGGTTTTTATAGGAAGTCTTCAGATGATACTTTAA